The genomic stretch ACGTCTGGTGCATCTCATCGGGGCGCACCCAGAGTGCCGCCTTCTCCACAGAGGAGACCCAGGCCTCGCCACAGAGCGCCCGGTCTCCGGCATACTCCTCCAACACCAGACGCCAGTCCCGGTACACCTCGTGGACCGCTGACTGCTCGAAGTACGGCGCCGGGGTCGCCTCGCCTCCCATCGACGCCGCGTCGGCATCCGGGGTGTAGTCCGGGAAGTCCTGGTCCTTGACCAGCCCGTGGGCCACATCGACGCGGAAGCCGTCGACCCCACGATCCAGCCAGAAACGCAGAATCCGACGGAACTCCTGCTTGACCTCCTCCTGGGACCAGTCGAAGTCGGGCTGACTGGAGTCGAAGAGGTGCAGGTACCACTGGCCCGGGGTGCCGTCGGCCTCGGTGATCCGCGTCCACGCCGGGCCTCCGAAGATGGACTGCCAGTTGTTCGGCGGCTCCTGGCCCTCAGGGCCCTTGCCTTCACGGAAGATGTAGCGGGCCCGCTCCGGACTGCCCGGTGCCGCCGTGAGCGCCTGCTGGAACCACTCATGCTGATCCGAGGAGTGGTTCGGGACCAGATCGACGATGACCCGGATTCCGAGGCTGTGCGCCCGTGCCAGCAGCGCGTCGAAGTCGCTCAGAGTGCCGAAGATCGGGTCGACGTCACAATAGTCGGTGACGTCGTAGCCGGCGTCCTTCTGCGGAGAGGTCATGAAGGGACTGAGCCAGATCGCGTCCACCCCGAGGGCGTCCAGAGCCCCAAGTCGGGCGGTGATCCCCGGCAGGTCTCCGATCCCGTCTCCCGAGGAGTCGCTGAAGGAGCGCGGGTAGATCTGGTAGATCACTGCGCTGCGCCACCATTCGGCCGTCGTCCCCGGCCTCCGGGTCGTCTCGTCTGAATCTGGCACGGCGTCGGTGGAGGCGTCGGGGCGACGCAGGTCCTGGTGAACAGTCATGTCTCCAGCATATATGCAAGCGCTTCCATGTCACCAGCAACCTGAGACAACCGCTTGCAGTCCTGGACGACATCCCGAAAGGGCAGAAAATGGCCTCATCATGAGGCATAAATGCTGGTCATCGCCGTGGCGTCGGGGATCATGACACGCCACGCCATGGAGTTGCGCAGATC from Nesterenkonia sandarakina encodes the following:
- a CDS encoding glycoside hydrolase family 13 protein — its product is MTVHQDLRRPDASTDAVPDSDETTRRPGTTAEWWRSAVIYQIYPRSFSDSSGDGIGDLPGITARLGALDALGVDAIWLSPFMTSPQKDAGYDVTDYCDVDPIFGTLSDFDALLARAHSLGIRVIVDLVPNHSSDQHEWFQQALTAAPGSPERARYIFREGKGPEGQEPPNNWQSIFGGPAWTRITEADGTPGQWYLHLFDSSQPDFDWSQEEVKQEFRRILRFWLDRGVDGFRVDVAHGLVKDQDFPDYTPDADAASMGGEATPAPYFEQSAVHEVYRDWRLVLEEYAGDRALCGEAWVSSVEKAALWVRPDEMHQTFNFQYLEASWDAQQLRGVINDSLRAFNAVGAPSTWVLSNHDVVRHATRLALTGENPQGTGIGPDYPGLPDRETGLARARAATALMLALPGSAYIYQGEELGLDEVHDLPDEARQDPTWFRTAGERYGRDGCRVPLPWAADADDFGFTAGGTPWLPQPERWRGLARDVQQADPDSTLSLYRRMLSLRSEHDLGLGELNWLGGRSEHVLMFSNQDVVVLANTGTSSVPLPTGHEVLLASSALEGDQVPGDCTVWLRRHAG